A DNA window from Vanessa tameamea isolate UH-Manoa-2023 chromosome 24, ilVanTame1 primary haplotype, whole genome shotgun sequence contains the following coding sequences:
- the LOC113396006 gene encoding cysteine-rich venom protein-like, which produces MLLIILILLDLTASEVDDQTYCALRYRRLCQGKRQHVACHFSSPGPGPSCQNYTKMEFKSDLKHFVIHYINRRRQRIAAGNERVRGGAHLPRPEIMMLVGWDRELAFLAQRLADQCEFVHDYCRATVRFPYAGQSVGEVRWRRSSDSDKLSTQRVIRRVLDAWWGERRRVQIQQLVAPFRLNPKGSVWGHFSQLAVWTLRAVGCGAVRHGFDYTRMLLVCDFSHTNMLGQRTLNPGPLAPCPIHTIRRPRTAYPLLCAPVKRQISSENDYYEIKEKYKDDYDDDFENERVVTTVQSEDTSRVEIVKTAATNKYLRTTVLQDNGSMNFNTGISYLGTLEEPSTRVLEKLQHELESKNSEKQLVPMSKYQEWVTKRNYFGRVREDQESVTNTLNTFVADEDEEPSHVYYTKFTTKLNFGTKQSRQRWRQTRLRPQRPGVNALIKRPPEKSLRGPSVCYLKLDQDDVDQLYRDTGFKVNWRNQSSSL; this is translated from the exons ATGTTGCTAATAATCTTGATACTTCTGGATTTAACCGCATCTGAAGTGGACGATCAAACGTACTGCGCTCTGCGGTACAGGCGCCTCTGTCAGGGCAAAAGACAACATGTTGCCTGTCATTTCTCTTCT CCTGGACCGGGCCCCTCGTGCCAGAATTACACTAAAATGGAATTCAAAAGTGACTTAAAACATTTCgtcatacattatattaacag GCGTCGCCAGCGGATAGCGGCGGGTAACGAACGCGTGCGCGGCGGGGCGCACCTCCCAAGACCCGAGATTATGATGTTAGTT GGCTGGGACCGCGAGTTGGCTTTTCTGGCACAACGTCTGGCAGACCAGTGTGAATTCGTGCACGATTATTGTCGAGCCACAG taCGATTCCCGTACGCTGGTCAAAGCGTTGGTGAGGTACGCTGGCGTCGTTCAAGCGACTCCGATAAGCTGAGCACGCAGCGTGTAATACGACGCGTACTGGATGCCTGGTGGGGCGAGCGGAGACGTGTGCAGATCCAACAACTGGTTGCACCTTTCAGGCTGAATCCAAA AGGATCAGTTTGGGGTCACTTCAGTCAGCTGGCAGTGTGGACTCTCCGCGCGGTGGGTTGTGGCGCAGTGCGCCACGGCTTTGATTACACACGGATGCTCTTGGTCTGCGACTTTTCCCACACGAACATGCTCGGTCAAAGAACGCTCAATCCTGGCCCACTTGCACCGTGTCCGATACACACAATACGACGGCCGAGAACCGCTTATCCGTTACTCTGTGCACCG GTAAAACGACAAATATCTTCGgaaaatgattattatgaaatcaaagaaaaatataaagatgaTTACGATGATGATTTTGAAAATGAGCGTGTTGTTACAACTGTCCAATCAGAAGATACGTCTCGTGTCGAAATTGTGAAGACAGCAGcgactaataaatatttgagaacAACAGTATTACAAGATAATGGATCTATGAATTTTAATACTGGAATAAGTTACTTGG GAACTTTAGAAGAACCATCGACTCGTGTATTAGAAAAACTACAGCACGAGTTAGAATCAAAAAACAGTGAGAAGCAGCTAGTTCCGATGAGTAAATACCAGGAGTGGGTtacaaaaagaaattattttggaCGAGTGag AGAAGATCAAGAAAGTGTCACGAATACGTTAAATACCTTCGTAGCTGATGAAGATGAAGAACCTTCCCATGTGTACTACACGAAGTTcacaacaaaattaaacttcGGTACCAAACAA AGCAGGCAGAGGTGGAGACAGACAAGATTAAGACCTCAAAG GCCTGGTGTGAATGCGCTTATAAAGAGACCGCCCGAGAAGTCGTTACGTGGACCATCAGTG TGTTATTTGAAGCTGGATCAAGACGACGTGGATCAACTATACCGCGATACTGGTTTCAAGGTTAATTGGAGGAACCAGTCTTCATCTCTGTGA